The DNA segment AAAAACAACCGGGGTGAGGTATTTCAACGAGCTCACCAATATGGCCATCCTTACCGAAGAGGTGGGCGAAGTAGCGCGGATCATGGCCCGGAAGTATGGCGAACAATCTTTTAAGGAAAAAGACAAAGAATACAACCTGGCCGATGAAATGGCCGATGTGCTGTTTGTGCTGATCGGCCTGGCCAATAAAACCGGCGTGGATTTGACCGAGGCCCTCGAAAGAAACCTGATTAAAAAGACCAGTCGCGACAGCACCCGCCACATCAACAACGAAAAACTTTACCCTTAATGTCACATTATGCGGGAGAAGCCGTTCTTTTACCTCATCC comes from the Bacteroidales bacterium genome and includes:
- a CDS encoding nucleotide pyrophosphohydrolase, which translates into the protein MTIKQAQQTVDEWIKTTGVRYFNELTNMAILTEEVGEVARIMARKYGEQSFKEKDKEYNLADEMADVLFVLIGLANKTGVDLTEALERNLIKKTSRDSTRHINNEKLYP